One Amycolatopsis sp. NBC_00355 genomic window carries:
- the gltB gene encoding glutamate synthase large subunit: MTHRASALPPSGEQLSNAEAKGLYRSEYEHDACGVAFVADLTGRRDHSIVAKALVALRNLEHRGARGAEPDTGDGAGLLIQIPDEFYREVVDFTLPEPGMYAVGTAFLPQDEKRRGRAMTTIERIAAEEDMRVLGWRELPVHPEHCGPTAAETMPHFTQLFLAARRPKPEHADPLSIERSAFCVRKRAEHELVEEDVYFPSLSSRTIVYKGMLTEPQVERFFADLTDERVTSAIGLVHSRFSTNTFPSWPLAHPYRYVAHNGEINTLRGNRNWMDAREALLETDLIPGDLKRIYPVITRGASDSASFDEVLELLHLGGRSLPHAVLMMIPEAWENHQEMDPARRAFYEFHSTLMEPWDGPALVAFTDGSQIGAVLDRNGLRPGRYWVTDDGLVVLASEVGVLDIDPATIVRKGRLEPGRMFLVDTEAGRIVEDEEIKGELATAHPYDEWVEAGLLQLDDLPERDREVPLHAALVRRQQAFGYTEEDLETILEPMARTGAEPIGSMGNDSPLASLSSRSRLIFDYFIQLFAQVTNPPLDAIREELVTALGAQIGAEPNLLVGNSASCRRIALPFPVLDNDQLAKLVHVNDDGDLPEFQAVTVLGRYNVHGGGEALVQRLDEIRTEVSEAIEDGARVIVLSDRGTDEDHAPIPSLLLTGAVHHHLVREKTRTQVGLVVEAGDAREVHHIALLVGYGVAAVNPYLAMATVEEMAHRGLIPGVTPKQATQNLIKALGKGVRKTMSKMGVSTVASYTGAQIFEAIGLGEEVIENCFTGTTSRLGGVGFDTLAEEVAKRHQYAFPADGVRAAHRQLETGADYQWRREGEPHLFNPQTVFKLQHSTRAGKYDVFKEYTKAVDDQAEKLLTLRGLFGFKYGQRPPVPIEEVEPVSSIVKRFATGAISYGSISMEMHQTLAIAMNRLGGKSNTGEGGEDAERLYDPERRSAVKQVASGRFGVTSEYLVNADDIQIKMAQGAKPGEGGQLPGAKVYPWIAKTRYSTPGVGLISPPPHHDIYSIEDLAQLIHDLKNANPAARIHVKLVSEVGVGTVAAGVSKAHADVVLISGHDGGTGASPLSSIKHAGGPWELGLAETQQTLLANRLRDRIVVQTDGQLKTGRDVVIAALLGAEEFGFATAPLVVSGCIMMRVCHLDTCPVGVATQNPKLREKFSGKAEYVVNFFEFIAQEVREYLAELGFRTIAEAVGHAEFLDKRKAIDHWKAAGLDLSPIFHVPEMAPAGLRLQQTQQDHGLEKALDNTLIQLAEGALNSGDKVRLELPVRNVNRTVGTMLGSELTKRWGGEGLPDDTIDVTFTGTAGQSFGAFVPKGITLRLYGDGNDYVGKGLSGGRLIVRPSKEAQYAAEEHIIAGNVIGYGATSGEIFIRGKVGERFCVRNSGALAVVEGVGDHGVEYMTGGRVVVLGSIGRNFAAGMSGGVAYVLDLPAHRVNPEMVDLDPLDSEDADFLREALEKHYDETESAVARALLADWDAGVDRFGKVMPKDYKRVLAAQVQAERDGRDVNEAIMEAAHG; the protein is encoded by the coding sequence GTGACCCACCGTGCCAGTGCGCTCCCCCCGTCGGGGGAGCAGCTCAGCAACGCCGAGGCCAAGGGCCTCTACCGGAGCGAATACGAACACGACGCCTGCGGTGTCGCGTTCGTCGCCGATCTCACCGGACGCCGGGACCATTCCATCGTCGCGAAGGCCCTGGTCGCGTTGCGCAACCTGGAACACCGCGGGGCGCGGGGCGCCGAACCGGACACCGGGGACGGCGCCGGGCTCCTGATCCAGATCCCGGACGAGTTCTACCGTGAGGTCGTCGACTTCACACTGCCCGAACCCGGCATGTACGCCGTGGGAACCGCTTTCCTGCCCCAGGACGAAAAACGCCGCGGCCGGGCGATGACGACCATCGAGCGCATCGCGGCCGAAGAGGACATGCGCGTCCTCGGCTGGCGCGAGCTGCCGGTGCACCCCGAGCACTGCGGGCCGACCGCGGCCGAGACGATGCCGCACTTCACGCAGCTGTTCCTGGCCGCGCGCCGGCCGAAGCCGGAGCACGCCGACCCGCTGTCGATCGAGCGCAGCGCGTTCTGCGTCCGCAAGCGCGCCGAGCACGAGCTCGTCGAAGAGGACGTCTACTTCCCGAGCCTCTCCTCGCGCACGATCGTCTACAAAGGAATGCTCACCGAGCCCCAGGTCGAGCGCTTCTTCGCCGACCTGACCGACGAGCGCGTCACCAGCGCCATCGGCCTGGTGCACTCCCGCTTCTCCACCAACACGTTCCCGTCCTGGCCGCTGGCCCACCCGTACCGGTACGTCGCGCACAACGGTGAGATCAACACCCTGCGCGGCAACCGCAACTGGATGGACGCCCGCGAGGCGCTGCTCGAGACCGACCTGATCCCGGGCGACCTCAAGCGGATCTACCCGGTGATCACCCGCGGCGCGAGCGACTCGGCGTCCTTCGACGAGGTCCTGGAGCTGCTCCACCTCGGCGGCCGGTCGCTCCCCCACGCCGTCCTGATGATGATCCCGGAAGCATGGGAGAACCACCAGGAGATGGACCCGGCGCGACGCGCCTTCTACGAGTTCCACTCGACGCTGATGGAGCCGTGGGACGGCCCCGCGCTGGTCGCCTTCACCGACGGCAGCCAGATCGGCGCGGTGCTGGACCGCAACGGCCTGCGCCCCGGCCGCTACTGGGTGACCGACGACGGTCTCGTCGTGCTCGCCTCCGAGGTCGGCGTGCTCGACATCGACCCGGCGACGATCGTCCGCAAGGGACGGCTCGAGCCCGGCCGGATGTTCCTGGTCGACACCGAGGCCGGCCGGATCGTCGAGGACGAGGAGATCAAGGGTGAGCTGGCCACCGCGCACCCGTACGACGAGTGGGTCGAGGCCGGGCTGCTGCAGCTCGACGACCTGCCCGAGCGCGACCGCGAGGTCCCGCTGCACGCCGCGCTCGTGCGCCGCCAGCAGGCGTTCGGCTACACCGAGGAAGACCTCGAAACGATCCTCGAGCCGATGGCCCGCACCGGCGCGGAGCCGATCGGCTCGATGGGCAACGACTCGCCGCTGGCGTCGCTCTCCAGCCGCTCCCGGCTGATCTTCGACTACTTCATCCAGCTGTTCGCCCAGGTCACGAACCCGCCGCTGGACGCGATCCGCGAAGAGCTGGTGACGGCGCTGGGCGCGCAGATCGGCGCCGAGCCGAACCTGCTCGTCGGCAACTCGGCGTCGTGCCGCCGGATCGCGCTGCCGTTCCCGGTGCTCGACAACGACCAGCTCGCCAAGCTGGTGCACGTCAACGACGACGGCGACCTGCCCGAGTTCCAGGCCGTCACCGTGCTCGGCCGGTACAACGTGCACGGCGGCGGCGAGGCGCTGGTCCAGCGGCTCGACGAGATCCGCACCGAGGTGTCGGAGGCGATCGAGGACGGCGCGCGGGTGATCGTGCTGTCCGACCGCGGGACCGACGAGGACCACGCGCCGATCCCGTCGCTGCTGCTGACCGGCGCGGTGCACCACCACCTCGTCCGTGAGAAGACGCGCACGCAGGTCGGGCTCGTCGTCGAGGCCGGCGACGCGCGCGAGGTGCACCACATCGCGCTGCTCGTCGGCTATGGCGTCGCCGCGGTCAACCCGTACCTGGCGATGGCGACCGTCGAGGAGATGGCCCACCGGGGCCTGATCCCGGGCGTGACGCCGAAGCAGGCGACCCAGAACCTGATCAAGGCGCTGGGCAAGGGTGTCCGCAAGACGATGTCCAAGATGGGTGTCTCGACCGTCGCGTCCTACACCGGCGCGCAGATCTTCGAGGCGATCGGGCTCGGCGAAGAGGTCATCGAAAACTGCTTCACCGGCACGACCTCGCGCCTCGGCGGCGTCGGCTTCGACACGCTGGCCGAAGAGGTCGCGAAGCGGCACCAGTACGCCTTCCCGGCCGACGGCGTCCGCGCCGCCCACCGCCAGCTCGAGACCGGCGCCGACTACCAGTGGCGCCGCGAGGGCGAGCCGCACCTGTTCAACCCGCAGACGGTGTTCAAGCTCCAGCACTCCACGCGGGCCGGGAAGTACGACGTCTTCAAGGAGTACACGAAGGCCGTCGACGACCAGGCCGAGAAGCTGCTGACGCTGCGCGGGCTGTTCGGCTTCAAGTACGGCCAGCGGCCGCCGGTGCCGATCGAGGAGGTCGAACCGGTCTCGTCGATCGTCAAGCGCTTCGCCACCGGCGCGATCTCCTACGGCTCGATCTCGATGGAGATGCACCAGACCCTCGCCATCGCGATGAACCGCCTCGGCGGCAAGTCCAACACCGGTGAGGGCGGCGAAGACGCGGAGCGGCTCTACGACCCGGAGCGGCGTAGCGCCGTGAAGCAGGTCGCTTCCGGCCGCTTCGGCGTCACGAGCGAGTACCTCGTCAACGCCGACGACATCCAGATCAAGATGGCGCAGGGCGCGAAGCCCGGCGAAGGCGGGCAGCTGCCCGGCGCGAAGGTGTACCCGTGGATCGCGAAGACGCGGTACTCGACGCCGGGTGTCGGGCTCATCTCGCCGCCGCCGCACCACGACATCTACTCGATCGAGGACCTCGCCCAGCTGATCCACGACCTCAAGAACGCCAACCCGGCCGCGCGCATCCACGTGAAGCTCGTGTCCGAGGTCGGCGTCGGCACGGTCGCGGCGGGCGTCTCGAAGGCGCACGCGGACGTCGTGCTCATCTCGGGCCACGACGGCGGGACCGGCGCGTCACCCCTGTCGTCGATCAAGCACGCCGGCGGCCCGTGGGAGCTGGGCCTGGCCGAGACGCAGCAGACGCTGCTGGCCAACCGGCTGCGCGACCGGATCGTGGTGCAGACCGACGGCCAGCTCAAGACCGGCCGCGACGTCGTCATCGCGGCGCTGCTCGGCGCCGAGGAGTTCGGTTTCGCGACCGCGCCGCTGGTGGTGTCGGGCTGCATCATGATGCGCGTCTGCCACCTCGACACGTGCCCGGTGGGCGTCGCGACGCAGAACCCGAAGCTGCGCGAGAAGTTCAGCGGCAAGGCCGAGTACGTCGTGAACTTCTTCGAGTTCATCGCCCAGGAGGTCCGCGAGTACCTGGCGGAGCTGGGTTTCCGGACGATCGCCGAGGCCGTCGGGCACGCCGAGTTCCTGGACAAGCGCAAGGCGATCGACCACTGGAAGGCCGCCGGGCTGGACCTGTCGCCGATCTTCCACGTGCCCGAGATGGCACCGGCCGGCCTGCGGCTGCAGCAGACGCAGCAGGACCACGGGCTGGAGAAGGCGCTCGACAACACGCTGATCCAGCTCGCCGAAGGCGCCCTCAACTCGGGTGACAAGGTGCGGCTGGAACTGCCGGTGCGCAACGTGAACCGGACCGTCGGCACCATGCTCGGCTCGGAGCTGACCAAGCGGTGGGGCGGCGAGGGCCTGCCGGACGACACCATCGACGTCACCTTCACCGGGACCGCCGGCCAGTCGTTCGGCGCGTTCGTGCCGAAGGGCATCACGCTGCGGCTCTACGGCGACGGCAACGACTACGTCGGCAAGGGCCTCTCCGGCGGCCGGCTGATCGTGCGCCCGTCGAAGGAGGCGCAGTACGCCGCCGAGGAGCACATCATCGCCGGCAACGTGATCGGCTACGGCGCGACCAGCGGCGAGATCTTCATCCGCGGCAAGGTCGGCGAGCGGTTCTGCGTGCGCAACTCGGGCGCGCTGGCCGTCGTCGAAGGCGTCGGCGACCACGGCGTCGAGTACATGACCGGCGGCCGGGTGGTCGTGCTCGGGTCGATCGGCCGCAACTTCGCGGCCGGCATGTCCGGCGGCGTCGCGTACGTGCTGGACCTGCCCGCGCACCGCGTCAACCCGGAGATGGTCGACCTCGACCCGCTCGACTCCGAGGACGCCGACTTCCTGCGCGAGGCGCTCGAAAAGCATTACGACGAAACCGAGTCCGCGGTCGCGCGCGCCCTGCTCGCCGACTGGGACGCGGGCGTCGACCGGTTCGGCAAGGTCATGCCGAAGGACTACAAGCGCGTGCTCGCGGCCCAGGTGCAGGCCGAACGGGACGGGCGCGACGTGAACGAGGCGATCATGGAGGCAGCTCATGGCTGA
- a CDS encoding glutamate synthase subunit beta, translated as MADPKGFLTTTREEPKRRPVDLRLMDWREVYEDFASTKLEKQAGRCMDCGIPFCHQGCPLGNLIPEWNTLVWREDWQQAAERLHATNNFPEFTGTLCPAPCETACVLGINDDPVTIKRVEISIIDRAFAEGWVTPEIPEARTGKKVAVVGSGPSGLAAAQQLTRAGHSVVVLERADRIGGLLRYGIPEFKMEKHRLDRRLAQMEAEGTEFRTSVNVGVDLSVEELQSSYDAVVLAGGATDWRDLPIPGREFDGIHQAMEFLPPANRVASGDLDVSPYSAEGLDVVVIGGGDTGADCVGTSHRQGARSVTQLEIMPRPPQARSDAHPWPTYPMIYRVSSAHEEGGERLYSVNTQEFAADADGRVRALKLVEVRSEGGRFVPVEGTETELPAQLVLLAMGFLGPQKKGLIEDLGVELDARGNVARDKAFKTSLDNVFVAGDMGRGQSLIVWAIAEGRSAAAGVDAFLTGRGILPAPIAPTDRPLT; from the coding sequence ATGGCTGACCCCAAGGGCTTTCTGACCACCACGCGCGAAGAGCCGAAGCGGCGTCCGGTCGACCTGCGGCTGATGGACTGGCGCGAGGTCTACGAGGACTTCGCGTCGACGAAGCTGGAGAAGCAGGCCGGCCGCTGCATGGACTGCGGCATCCCGTTCTGCCACCAGGGCTGCCCGCTCGGGAACCTCATCCCGGAGTGGAACACGCTCGTGTGGCGGGAGGACTGGCAGCAGGCGGCCGAGCGGCTGCACGCGACCAACAACTTCCCGGAGTTCACCGGCACCCTGTGCCCGGCGCCGTGTGAAACCGCGTGCGTGCTCGGGATCAACGACGATCCGGTGACCATCAAGCGCGTCGAGATCTCGATCATCGACCGCGCCTTCGCCGAAGGCTGGGTGACGCCGGAGATTCCCGAGGCTCGCACCGGCAAGAAGGTCGCGGTGGTCGGGTCCGGCCCGTCGGGTCTTGCCGCGGCGCAGCAGCTCACGCGCGCGGGCCACAGCGTCGTGGTCCTCGAGCGGGCCGACAGGATCGGCGGGCTGCTGCGCTACGGCATTCCCGAGTTCAAGATGGAGAAGCACCGCCTGGACCGCCGGCTCGCGCAGATGGAGGCCGAGGGCACGGAGTTCCGCACCTCGGTGAACGTCGGCGTGGACCTGTCCGTCGAAGAGCTGCAGTCGTCTTACGACGCCGTGGTGCTCGCCGGCGGCGCGACCGACTGGCGCGACCTGCCGATCCCCGGCCGGGAGTTCGACGGCATCCACCAGGCGATGGAGTTCCTGCCGCCGGCCAACCGGGTCGCGTCGGGTGACCTCGACGTCTCGCCGTACTCGGCCGAGGGCCTCGACGTCGTCGTCATCGGCGGCGGCGACACGGGCGCGGACTGCGTCGGGACGTCGCACCGCCAGGGCGCGCGTTCGGTGACGCAGCTGGAGATCATGCCGCGGCCGCCGCAGGCCCGGTCGGACGCCCACCCGTGGCCGACGTACCCGATGATCTACCGGGTGTCCTCGGCGCACGAAGAGGGCGGCGAGCGGCTGTATTCGGTGAACACGCAGGAGTTCGCGGCCGACGCCGACGGCCGGGTGCGCGCGCTGAAGCTGGTCGAGGTGCGCAGCGAGGGCGGCAGGTTCGTCCCGGTCGAGGGCACCGAAACCGAGCTGCCGGCCCAGCTGGTGCTGCTGGCGATGGGCTTCCTCGGGCCGCAGAAGAAGGGCCTGATCGAGGACCTGGGCGTCGAGCTGGACGCGCGCGGCAACGTCGCGCGCGACAAGGCGTTCAAGACGAGCCTGGACAACGTGTTCGTCGCGGGCGACATGGGCCGCGGCCAGTCCCTGATCGTCTGGGCGATCGCGGAAGGCCGTTCCGCGGCGGCCGGCGTCGACGCGTTCCTGACCGGGCGCGGGATCCTGCCGGCCCCGATCGCGCCGACGGACCGCCCGCTCACGTAA
- a CDS encoding ArsR/SmtB family transcription factor yields the protein MRIVLTLQDLIRVGLAAAADPMAELAASLQVLQRRDGGRNAASSAFNRWRHRVWQGLPDSAAVLLWLCRPDAPLPEFLLPAAGRYDLESGLAAVLKTESTALKIGLRTAPADHELPGWATALADGDTAGLPRVVQAMQEYHDLALAPGWDYVCAQVDADLGMRTQVLLHGGVDALLTGLRPMVRWAPPVLETDDRTAGEPASEGTGLLLVPTYFAVCPAFVTPAPGGIPRLLYPCVRQAAHGAGHDRTARKAPGNALADLLGPTRAAALTVLAVGCSTSELAARLGVTPSAVSKHATVLRRAGLIITHRERNTVLHSLTPLGSALLDS from the coding sequence GTGCGCATCGTGCTGACGTTGCAGGACCTGATCCGCGTCGGGCTCGCCGCCGCGGCCGACCCGATGGCGGAACTCGCCGCGAGCCTGCAGGTCCTGCAGCGGCGCGACGGCGGGCGGAACGCGGCGTCGTCGGCGTTCAACCGCTGGCGGCACCGGGTGTGGCAGGGCCTGCCGGACTCGGCGGCCGTGCTGCTGTGGCTGTGCCGCCCGGACGCGCCGCTCCCGGAGTTCCTGCTGCCGGCCGCGGGCCGCTACGACCTGGAGTCCGGGCTCGCGGCGGTGCTGAAGACGGAGTCGACGGCGCTGAAGATCGGCCTGCGCACCGCGCCGGCCGACCACGAGCTCCCGGGCTGGGCGACGGCGCTCGCCGACGGCGACACCGCGGGCCTGCCGCGAGTGGTCCAGGCCATGCAGGAGTACCACGACCTCGCGCTCGCGCCGGGCTGGGACTACGTCTGCGCGCAGGTGGACGCGGATCTCGGGATGCGCACGCAGGTGCTGCTCCACGGCGGCGTCGACGCGCTCCTGACCGGCCTGCGCCCGATGGTCCGCTGGGCGCCCCCGGTGCTGGAGACCGACGACCGCACCGCCGGCGAGCCCGCCTCGGAGGGCACCGGTCTGCTGCTGGTCCCGACGTACTTCGCGGTGTGCCCGGCGTTCGTGACGCCGGCCCCGGGCGGGATCCCGCGGCTGCTCTACCCGTGCGTCCGCCAGGCCGCGCACGGGGCCGGCCACGACCGCACGGCCCGGAAGGCGCCCGGCAACGCGCTGGCGGACCTGCTCGGCCCGACCCGCGCGGCGGCCCTCACCGTGCTGGCGGTCGGCTGCAGCACGTCCGAACTGGCGGCGCGGCTGGGCGTCACGCCGTCGGCGGTCAGCAAGCACGCCACGGTCCTGCGCCGCGCGGGGCTGATCATCACGCACCGGGAGCGCAACACGGTGCTGCACTCGCTCACCCCGCTGGGAAGCGCTCTCCTCGACAGCTGA
- a CDS encoding RICIN domain-containing protein, with product MTKIKRLMVTVAAAAGLLGLVAVPQASAAPADSKGDVKVSSLAGVTLRHSKVADAAKQQRSTNRAAADVDPGPWLIVSAQSGRCWDADLNTIGANGTKMQLWDCNDTAANQAFWLTQNPEGFYRFQNYQSGRYLDADLNSIGKNGTKVQLWDFIAGGKNQWWAGTVNPEGYLRLQSGASTRYLTAEGQAGTNGTRLQLWDFIAGGTSQWWS from the coding sequence ATGACGAAGATCAAGCGACTGATGGTGACGGTCGCCGCGGCGGCGGGCCTGCTGGGCCTGGTCGCCGTACCGCAGGCCAGTGCGGCGCCGGCCGACAGCAAGGGGGACGTGAAGGTCTCGTCGCTGGCCGGGGTCACGCTGCGGCACTCGAAGGTGGCCGACGCGGCGAAGCAGCAGCGGTCCACCAACCGCGCGGCGGCCGACGTCGACCCGGGGCCGTGGCTGATCGTCTCCGCGCAGTCCGGGCGCTGCTGGGACGCCGACCTGAACACGATCGGCGCCAACGGCACGAAGATGCAGCTGTGGGACTGCAACGACACGGCCGCGAACCAGGCGTTCTGGCTGACCCAGAACCCGGAGGGCTTCTACCGCTTCCAGAACTACCAGAGCGGCCGGTACCTCGACGCCGACCTGAACTCGATCGGCAAGAACGGCACCAAGGTCCAGCTGTGGGACTTCATCGCCGGTGGCAAGAACCAGTGGTGGGCGGGCACCGTCAACCCCGAGGGCTACCTGCGTCTGCAGAGCGGCGCGAGCACCCGCTACCTGACCGCCGAGGGGCAGGCCGGGACGAACGGCACGCGCCTGCAGCTGTGGGACTTCATCGCGGGCGGCACGTCGCAGTGGTGGTCCTGA
- a CDS encoding Dyp-type peroxidase has product MSVDLSTTLSWTTASGDAATMLGELQPNILKAHVRDHLSALFLTFGEPAEARAFLVSLTGKMKSAKEHLAEVGGFNSGGAPGTPYVGAGLTAADYRALGVENLPQDEAFLHGMTAPDTRRKLGDPPRSTFDPGYHSEIHAVVLVGDATDKAMTARRNEILDLLPDSAAVVAEETGLGRANARGEGIEHFGYVDGRSQPLFLTEDVDAEKNNTDGINVWNPAAPLSQVLVADTAAPDPRVHFGSYFVFRKLEQNVRRFKQAEADLADTLGLTGDDRERAGAMIIGRFEDGTPLTTQREDGAESPVSNNFTFDSDRDALKCPFQAHIRKTNPRGSGGAEDPAAERLHLMARRGVTYGERPDDPNADVPPGARPSGGVGLLFMAFNSVLGNQFEFTQAIWADNPGFPIVDGVTPGLDPVIGQGRREPSNYTAGWGGSARRTADPVPQSVTLKGGEYFFMPSLAFLRSL; this is encoded by the coding sequence ATGTCTGTCGATCTGTCCACCACACTGTCCTGGACCACGGCGAGCGGGGACGCCGCGACGATGCTCGGCGAACTGCAGCCGAACATCCTCAAAGCGCACGTGCGTGATCATCTTTCCGCGCTGTTCCTGACGTTCGGCGAGCCGGCGGAGGCGCGGGCCTTCCTCGTCTCGCTCACCGGGAAGATGAAGTCCGCCAAGGAACACCTCGCCGAAGTCGGCGGGTTCAACAGCGGCGGTGCCCCCGGGACGCCGTACGTCGGCGCCGGGCTCACCGCGGCGGACTACCGCGCGCTCGGCGTCGAAAACCTCCCGCAGGACGAGGCGTTCCTGCACGGGATGACGGCGCCGGACACGCGGCGGAAGCTGGGCGATCCGCCGCGGTCGACGTTCGATCCGGGCTACCACAGCGAAATCCACGCCGTCGTGCTCGTCGGGGACGCCACCGACAAGGCGATGACCGCGCGGCGCAACGAGATCCTCGACCTGCTGCCGGACTCCGCCGCCGTCGTGGCGGAGGAGACCGGGCTCGGCCGGGCCAACGCGCGCGGCGAGGGCATCGAGCACTTCGGGTACGTCGACGGCCGGAGCCAGCCATTGTTCCTCACCGAAGACGTCGACGCGGAAAAGAACAACACCGACGGCATCAACGTGTGGAATCCGGCGGCGCCGCTTTCCCAGGTATTGGTCGCCGACACCGCGGCACCCGATCCCCGCGTGCATTTCGGCAGTTACTTCGTTTTCCGCAAACTGGAGCAGAACGTGCGCCGGTTCAAGCAGGCGGAAGCGGACCTGGCCGACACGCTCGGGCTCACCGGCGACGACCGCGAACGCGCCGGCGCGATGATCATCGGCCGGTTCGAGGACGGCACGCCGCTGACCACCCAGCGGGAGGACGGCGCCGAAAGCCCGGTGTCGAACAACTTCACCTTCGACAGCGACCGCGACGCGCTCAAGTGCCCGTTCCAGGCGCACATCCGCAAGACCAACCCGCGCGGCTCCGGCGGCGCGGAAGACCCCGCGGCCGAGCGGCTGCACCTGATGGCCCGCCGGGGCGTCACCTACGGCGAGCGCCCGGACGACCCGAACGCGGACGTGCCGCCCGGAGCCCGCCCGAGCGGCGGCGTCGGGCTGCTGTTCATGGCCTTCAACTCGGTGCTGGGCAACCAGTTCGAGTTCACCCAGGCGATCTGGGCGGACAACCCGGGCTTCCCGATCGTCGACGGCGTCACACCGGGCCTGGACCCGGTGATCGGCCAGGGCAGGCGCGAGCCGTCGAACTACACCGCCGGCTGGGGCGGCTCGGCGCGGCGCACGGCGGACCCGGTGCCGCAGTCGGTGACGCTCAAGGGCGGCGAGTACTTCTTCATGCCGTCGCTGGCGTTCCTCCGCTCGCTCTGA
- a CDS encoding DeoR/GlpR family DNA-binding transcription regulator, producing the protein MDRHERLSALLDMVGQRDKIDVEASAEELDVSPATIRRDLDHLAGRRLLTRTRGGAVASNVAYDLPLRHKAARNAPEKQRISAAAAQLVERGMVLGLNGGTTSTEVARALALRPDLAERDGSPALTVVTNALNIAHELAVRPNIKIVVTGGVARQHSFELTGPLAGPVLDQITLDLVFLGVDAFDAERGAYAHHEGEASINGLLAAKARQVVVIADSGKLGGHAFARICDTTAVHQLITDSGADPEQIAAFAAAGVEVVTA; encoded by the coding sequence TTGGACCGGCACGAACGGCTCAGCGCACTGCTGGACATGGTGGGGCAGCGGGACAAGATCGACGTCGAGGCCTCCGCGGAGGAGCTCGACGTCTCCCCCGCCACGATCCGGCGGGATCTGGACCACCTGGCCGGTCGCCGGCTGCTGACCCGCACGCGGGGCGGCGCGGTGGCGAGCAACGTGGCCTACGACCTGCCGTTGCGGCACAAGGCCGCGCGCAACGCGCCGGAGAAGCAGCGCATCAGCGCGGCCGCCGCACAGCTGGTCGAGCGCGGCATGGTCCTCGGGCTCAACGGCGGCACCACGAGCACCGAAGTCGCCCGCGCGCTGGCGTTGCGCCCGGACCTGGCCGAGCGGGACGGCTCGCCGGCGCTGACGGTGGTGACGAACGCGCTCAACATCGCCCACGAGCTGGCGGTCCGCCCGAACATCAAGATCGTCGTGACGGGCGGTGTGGCTCGCCAGCACTCGTTCGAGCTGACCGGGCCGCTGGCCGGCCCGGTCCTCGACCAGATCACCCTGGACCTGGTGTTCCTGGGCGTGGACGCCTTCGACGCCGAGCGCGGCGCGTACGCGCACCACGAAGGCGAGGCGAGCATCAACGGGCTGCTGGCGGCGAAAGCGCGCCAGGTCGTGGTGATCGCGGACAGCGGCAAACTGGGCGGCCACGCGTTCGCCCGCATCTGCGACACGACGGCGGTCCACCAGCTGATCACGGACTCGGGAGCGGATCCGGAGCAGATAGCCGCCTTCGCGGCGGCGGGGGTCGAGGTCGTGACGGCCTGA
- a CDS encoding ROK family protein, with the protein MVAALDVGGTTIKAALLDERLQPKATLRAETARGADGTALAEQVADIVASLSEQAGAGTPAAVGVVVPGIVDEETRICHFSANLDWREVHFGELLEDRLGLPVAFGHDVTAGGIAEFRVGAGQGARNAAFIPVGTGIAAALLLDGRIHRAGGQAGEVGHIDVGHSLKCGCGAIGCLEAISSAAAIARRYTERTGRPADGAREVVDLARHGDEVAVEVVQDALDGLGHGIRTLLTLLGPEVIVLGGGLFTASDYVLGPVRDWLTSHLTFQRMPELRIAQLGDEAGRLGAGLLALDRLDA; encoded by the coding sequence ATGGTGGCGGCCCTCGATGTGGGCGGTACGACGATCAAGGCGGCGCTGCTCGACGAGCGGCTGCAGCCGAAGGCGACACTGCGGGCCGAGACGGCGCGCGGCGCGGACGGCACGGCGCTGGCCGAGCAGGTGGCGGACATCGTGGCTTCGTTGTCCGAGCAGGCCGGCGCCGGGACACCGGCCGCGGTCGGCGTGGTGGTGCCGGGGATCGTCGACGAGGAGACCCGGATCTGCCACTTCTCCGCCAACCTCGACTGGCGCGAGGTCCACTTCGGCGAGCTGCTGGAGGACCGGCTGGGACTCCCGGTGGCGTTCGGGCACGACGTCACCGCGGGCGGCATCGCCGAGTTCCGCGTCGGCGCCGGCCAGGGGGCGCGGAACGCGGCGTTCATCCCGGTCGGCACCGGGATCGCGGCCGCGCTGCTGCTCGACGGCCGCATCCACCGCGCGGGCGGGCAGGCGGGCGAGGTCGGTCACATCGACGTCGGCCACTCGCTGAAGTGCGGCTGCGGTGCGATCGGCTGCCTGGAGGCGATCTCTTCGGCGGCGGCGATCGCCCGCCGCTATACCGAACGCACGGGCCGCCCGGCCGACGGCGCCCGCGAGGTGGTCGACCTGGCCCGCCACGGTGACGAGGTGGCGGTGGAGGTGGTCCAGGACGCGCTGGACGGGCTCGGCCACGGGATCCGGACGCTGCTGACGTTGCTGGGTCCGGAGGTGATCGTCCTCGGTGGCGGTTTGTTCACGGCGTCGGACTACGTGCTCGGGCCGGTGCGCGACTGGCTGACGTCGCACCTGACCTTCCAGCGGATGCCGGAGCTGCGGATCGCGCAGCTGGGCGACGAGGCGGGCCGGCTGGGGGCCGGGTTGCTGGCCTTGGACCGGCTGGACGCCTGA